A region from the Terriglobales bacterium genome encodes:
- a CDS encoding cytochrome c maturation protein CcmE codes for MSNRYIRFGLVSAVIILSLGYLAYTGVQESKSYYVTIKELNTMDDSAHSKRLRVAGNVKPGSIKRQGSRVEFLLEEEGRTLPVVYTGTEVPPDTFKDSSQALAEGSYGRDGVFHAKQLQAKCASKYAPQEQQQQQGAPASPVQTSQKTQ; via the coding sequence ATGAGCAACCGATATATCCGCTTCGGTCTTGTGTCCGCCGTCATTATTCTCTCCCTCGGCTATCTCGCCTACACCGGCGTGCAGGAGAGCAAGAGCTATTACGTCACTATCAAGGAATTGAACACCATGGACGACAGCGCGCACAGCAAGAGGCTGCGCGTCGCCGGCAACGTAAAGCCGGGTTCCATCAAACGGCAAGGATCCAGGGTCGAATTCCTCCTCGAGGAAGAAGGACGCACGCTGCCCGTTGTTTATACGGGGACGGAAGTTCCTCCGGATACGTTCAAGGATTCCTCACAGGCACTCGCCGAAGGCAGCTACGGGCGCGACGGCGTCTTCCATGCCAAGCAACTCCAGGCCAAGTGCGCATCGAAATACGCTCCCCAGGAGCAGCAACAACAGCAAGGTGCTCCGGCAAGCCCGGTACAGACTTCGCAAAAAACCCAATAG
- a CDS encoding alpha/beta hydrolase, producing MAAAKKPILEPTTQAFLDTLASQGGKPIYQLSYADARSVLEGAQSGPVEKLPAEIDDRTFPVGPAGEVSVRIYSPIGSVGPLPVVMYFHGGGWILGSKHTHDRLLRDLTNATQAAFVFVNYTPSPEAQFPVPIEQAYAATKYVAEHGAELGLDSSRLAVAGDSVGGNMTAAVTLLAKERGGPEIQYQVMLYPVTDASMSTESYRQFADGPWLTANAMAWFWDAYAPNPEDRKKITASPILATTEQLKGLPPALLITDENDVLRDEGEGYARKLIEAGVETTVIRALATIHDFALLNAISETPATRVAISVAAQKLSEALSSESTREAAA from the coding sequence ATGGCTGCTGCAAAAAAACCTATTCTGGAGCCCACCACACAAGCGTTCCTTGACACTCTCGCGAGTCAGGGAGGCAAGCCGATTTACCAGCTTTCGTACGCCGACGCCCGAAGCGTGCTCGAAGGCGCACAGTCCGGGCCGGTTGAGAAACTTCCGGCCGAGATCGATGACCGCACATTCCCTGTAGGTCCGGCCGGGGAAGTGTCTGTCCGAATCTACAGTCCCATCGGAAGTGTTGGACCTCTGCCGGTGGTGATGTACTTCCACGGAGGCGGATGGATTCTTGGGAGCAAGCACACGCACGATCGACTGCTGCGCGACCTCACCAACGCAACGCAAGCCGCATTCGTGTTCGTGAACTACACTCCGTCACCCGAAGCGCAGTTCCCGGTTCCGATCGAGCAGGCGTATGCGGCCACGAAGTACGTTGCTGAGCATGGGGCCGAACTTGGGCTTGATTCCTCGCGTTTAGCCGTTGCCGGTGACAGCGTGGGCGGCAACATGACCGCGGCTGTCACGTTGCTCGCGAAAGAGCGCGGCGGACCGGAGATCCAGTACCAGGTGATGCTCTATCCCGTCACCGATGCTTCCATGTCCACTGAGTCGTATCGCCAGTTCGCGGACGGGCCATGGCTGACTGCCAATGCCATGGCATGGTTCTGGGATGCGTATGCCCCCAACCCGGAGGACCGCAAGAAAATCACCGCCTCTCCGATTCTTGCCACCACCGAACAACTCAAAGGATTGCCACCAGCACTGCTCATCACCGACGAAAACGACGTGCTTCGCGACGAAGGAGAAGGGTACGCGCGCAAGCTGATCGAGGCGGGAGTCGAAACAACCGTGATTCGCGCGCTTGCTACGATTCACGATTTCGCCCTGCTGAACGCGATCTCGGAAACTCCAGCGACCAGGGTTGCGATCTCAGTGGCGGCGCAGAAATTGTCGGAAGCGCTCTCGAGCGAGAGCACCAGAGAAGCTGCTGCATAA
- a CDS encoding ABC transporter ATP-binding protein, with product MTSSINSERVVSLANVARLYGRFAALRNVTAEFSGSKLYLILGENGAGKSTLLRVIAGLIRPTRGELLVLGSKNIREVAPQFGYMAHASMLYDELSGMENIKYFARLYGITDSAACEDIIRRVGLDPTLPRRVGQYSQGMRQRISLARAILHHPKLLLLDEPFSNVDAQSAQEMVRLLGEMRDAGTIILLVTHQPGLLEHVADEAVFMNAGEIVSRRVMRAEVPS from the coding sequence GTGACTTCATCGATCAACTCAGAGCGCGTTGTCTCGCTGGCCAATGTCGCGAGGCTTTACGGTCGTTTTGCGGCGCTGCGCAACGTCACCGCTGAGTTCAGCGGCTCGAAGCTCTATCTCATCCTGGGCGAGAACGGCGCGGGAAAGAGCACGTTGCTGCGAGTGATCGCTGGCCTGATTCGGCCCACACGGGGCGAGTTACTGGTTCTGGGCTCGAAAAACATTCGTGAAGTCGCACCGCAGTTCGGATACATGGCACATGCGTCCATGCTCTACGACGAGTTGAGCGGCATGGAGAATATCAAGTACTTCGCACGTCTGTATGGAATCACCGACTCCGCCGCTTGCGAGGACATCATCCGCAGGGTAGGCCTTGATCCCACCCTGCCGCGGCGCGTTGGACAGTACTCGCAGGGAATGCGCCAGAGAATTTCTCTCGCACGGGCAATCCTGCATCATCCGAAGCTCTTGCTCCTGGATGAACCGTTCTCGAATGTGGACGCGCAATCGGCACAGGAAATGGTTCGTCTGCTGGGTGAAATGCGCGATGCGGGCACCATCATCTTGCTGGTGACACACCAACCGGGACTGCTCGAGCACGTGGCCGACGAAGCTGTATTCATGAACGCCGGTGAGATTGTTTCCCGTCGAGTGATGCGAGCCGAGGTGCCTTCGTGA
- a CDS encoding heme exporter protein CcmB, which produces MTFATTLRNSLGKDLRLEWRSKDAINSMLFFALLVVVIFSFSFELSAEESRRIAGGLIWVALLFATVVALNQTWARELRNQVLDVYRIAPAPLESLFLAKVLGNFIFVSVLELLITPLFIVFYNLRSVGPWYYLVIASILGNWALVVNGTFFGAISLRTRSREVLLPLILFPVSIPALLAMVSATTVTLTGESSPYLSLVFLAVYDIVFTLLGLLLFETVLQAE; this is translated from the coding sequence GTGACGTTTGCTACAACTCTGCGCAACAGCCTTGGTAAAGACCTCCGGCTCGAGTGGCGGTCGAAAGACGCCATCAACTCGATGTTGTTCTTCGCGCTGTTAGTGGTGGTGATCTTCAGCTTCTCGTTCGAGCTATCGGCCGAGGAGTCGAGGCGTATAGCAGGTGGACTGATCTGGGTCGCATTGTTGTTTGCGACCGTGGTAGCTCTCAACCAGACCTGGGCTCGCGAGTTAAGGAACCAGGTTCTTGACGTTTACCGGATCGCACCAGCGCCGCTCGAGTCACTCTTCCTCGCGAAGGTTCTTGGCAACTTCATATTCGTTTCGGTACTGGAACTGCTGATCACGCCTCTTTTCATCGTGTTCTACAACCTGCGCAGTGTGGGCCCGTGGTACTACCTGGTGATCGCAAGCATTCTGGGCAACTGGGCGTTGGTGGTAAACGGAACATTCTTCGGGGCGATCTCACTTCGGACTCGCAGCCGAGAAGTGCTGTTGCCGTTAATACTTTTTCCGGTCTCGATTCCTGCGTTGTTGGCCATGGTGAGTGCAACCACGGTAACGCTCACCGGTGAATCGTCACCGTACCTGTCGCTCGTATTTTTGGCGGTTTACGATATCGTGTTTACATTACTCGGGCTTCTTCTGTTCGAGACGGTGCTACAAGCTGAATGA
- the ccsA gene encoding cytochrome c biogenesis protein CcsA, with protein sequence MKTKFVVFALVTLALLSWGLYEALVGAPTEATMGHVQRIFYYHVPSAWVGFLCFIANFVASLIYLKTRSARVDAVAVSTAEVGVVFCTIVLLTGPIWARPVWGIWWTWDARLTSTLVLWLIYVSYLILRRYSVGGPNPVLAASLAVFGFIDVIFVYMAIRWFRTQHPQPVIGGGENSGIDPMMLKALLINFAAFAAFGFLVIWLRYTLERVRQRVEEAHAMKALGSAR encoded by the coding sequence ATGAAAACCAAGTTCGTAGTCTTCGCTCTTGTCACGCTTGCGCTGTTGTCGTGGGGACTGTACGAAGCGCTCGTGGGCGCTCCGACGGAAGCCACCATGGGGCACGTCCAACGAATCTTCTACTACCACGTCCCGTCGGCATGGGTCGGATTTCTGTGCTTTATCGCTAACTTTGTGGCGTCCCTGATTTACCTGAAAACCCGTAGCGCCAGGGTGGATGCGGTAGCCGTTTCTACCGCTGAAGTCGGCGTTGTCTTCTGCACCATCGTCCTGCTGACGGGGCCGATCTGGGCCCGGCCGGTGTGGGGCATCTGGTGGACCTGGGATGCGCGCCTCACTTCAACTCTTGTGCTGTGGCTCATTTACGTGAGTTATCTGATCCTGCGGCGCTATTCGGTCGGCGGCCCCAACCCGGTCCTCGCAGCGTCACTGGCTGTATTTGGATTCATCGACGTCATCTTCGTATATATGGCGATCCGTTGGTTCCGCACCCAGCATCCGCAACCCGTGATTGGTGGGGGTGAGAACTCCGGCATCGATCCCATGATGCTGAAGGCGCTGCTGATCAACTTCGCCGCATTCGCCGCGTTTGGATTCCTCGTGATCTGGTTACGGTACACGCTGGAGCGAGTGCGACAGAGAGTGGAGGAAGCACATGCGATGAAAGCGCTGGGGAGTGCCCGATGA
- a CDS encoding ABC transporter permease, producing MSSAVTPNASIRSQVFRAATFNPLAAAGLVFIFIFVCFALFAPWIAPQDPAFIDLPSRLMKPSAHHWFGTDELGRDILSRIIYGARLSMLVGIGVVSGSLLLGLIIGSLAGYYGGRLDRFVNVIVMNAFLSFPGFLLAIAFVAFLGPGLFNLIFALILGGWVGYARLVRAQVLAVREREFVEAARALGASDLWVLGRHILPNMIQPVIVQAAIGMAGAILAEATMSFLGLGVPPPTASWGTMLNDGRSHLFDAPHLVLFPAVAVMLAVLSFNFIGDALRDYLDPRARIEAGL from the coding sequence ATGTCGAGCGCCGTCACGCCGAACGCATCGATCAGATCGCAGGTATTTCGCGCGGCAACATTCAATCCGCTCGCTGCGGCAGGGCTCGTATTTATCTTCATCTTTGTTTGTTTCGCGCTGTTTGCGCCATGGATCGCTCCACAGGATCCCGCCTTCATTGATTTGCCATCCCGATTGATGAAGCCCTCGGCGCATCATTGGTTTGGGACCGACGAGCTCGGGCGCGACATCCTCTCGCGCATCATCTACGGCGCGCGCCTCTCGATGCTCGTCGGAATCGGTGTCGTCTCTGGATCTCTACTGCTCGGCCTGATCATCGGCTCGCTCGCCGGATACTACGGCGGAAGGCTCGACCGCTTCGTCAACGTCATCGTGATGAATGCCTTCCTATCGTTCCCCGGCTTCCTGCTCGCCATCGCCTTCGTTGCATTTCTCGGGCCGGGCCTGTTCAACCTGATCTTCGCTCTAATTCTGGGAGGATGGGTCGGCTATGCGCGTTTGGTGCGCGCGCAAGTGCTGGCCGTCCGCGAGCGCGAATTTGTGGAAGCGGCGCGGGCGCTTGGCGCAAGCGATCTGTGGGTTCTCGGCAGGCACATTCTTCCCAACATGATCCAGCCGGTTATCGTACAGGCTGCCATTGGCATGGCCGGCGCGATCCTCGCGGAAGCGACCATGAGTTTCCTGGGACTCGGAGTACCGCCGCCAACCGCAAGTTGGGGCACCATGTTGAATGACGGGCGATCACACCTCTTCGATGCGCCGCACCTTGTGCTCTTCCCCGCGGTCGCCGTCATGCTTGCGGTTCTGTCCTTCAACTTTATTGGAGATGCTCTGCGGGATTACCTCGATCCTCGAGCGAGGATCGAGGCAGGACTTTGA
- a CDS encoding DoxX family protein — protein sequence MNLQFLDRLQPLGLLVLRVVLGAIMIGHGYGKVFGGLSRHVGNVAAMGMPGWLGYLSAGAEFVGGMLLVAGLLTRFAAVAVCINMLVAVFKVHWKQGLLGGYEFPLALAAMAFALIFMGAGSISIDWVIGGSRGSSRR from the coding sequence TTGAATCTGCAATTTTTGGATCGGCTCCAACCGCTGGGGCTTCTTGTGCTCCGCGTCGTTCTCGGTGCCATCATGATCGGGCACGGATATGGGAAGGTCTTCGGTGGATTGTCGAGGCACGTGGGGAATGTGGCCGCGATGGGAATGCCCGGTTGGCTAGGCTATCTTTCTGCCGGAGCCGAGTTTGTAGGCGGCATGTTGCTGGTCGCGGGATTGCTTACGCGATTTGCGGCTGTTGCCGTATGCATCAACATGCTGGTTGCAGTTTTCAAGGTTCACTGGAAGCAGGGATTGCTGGGCGGTTACGAGTTCCCACTTGCTCTCGCCGCCATGGCTTTCGCGCTCATCTTTATGGGCGCAGGCTCGATCTCCATTGACTGGGTAATCGGAGGAAGTCGCGGTTCATCTCGTCGTTGA